TCGCCGCCCGGTCGCGGAGCTCGCGGAGGCTCGGTGCGACCGCCGGCGTCGGAGGCGGCGACGGAATCGTGGCCGGAGCGCCGGCGCCGGTAAGGACCGTCGACTCGGTCTGGCCGTCGCCCTTGCCGTCGCCGGGCTCGTCCTCGAGCCGCTGGAGCCGCTCCAGCCGCTCGCTGCCGACCAGGGCGGCCACCGGCTTGCGGTAGCGGGTGATCAGCACCAGATCGCCGTTCTCGGCCTGGCGCAGGGCCTCGGCGAGGCGGCTCTTGGCGTCGGCTGCGCGACAATCACCGGCGGTCGCCGGCGCCGCACCATGACGGTGGCGAGGTCTTCGCGGCCTTCGTCGGTGCCCGGCGTACGGCCTTTGAAGCCGAGGAGCTCCTTGATGTCCTCGGGCGCCAGATGGCCCCTCAGCCACTGGCGCACTTCCTTGACCCGGGAGCGCAGCAGCTGCATCGCGTCCCGGCGCAGCTCCAATCTGGCGGAAGCGGCGTTGGCATTGTGATCGGCCTTGTCGTCGTCTTGCTCATCGAGGTCGGCCTGTTTGGCGAGCACCATGCGCCCGAGCACGTCGAGCAGGCGGGCCAGGTCGGGCAGCTCTTCGCCGTCTTCGAGCACTGCGGTCATCTCCGGCTCGAGCGCTCTGGCGATCTTGGGTCCGGAATTCCTCAGGAAGGACGCCAGCCGGCGGGCGTCTCTCCAGCGATAGGCGGGCATCTTGTCCACAAGCGGGTCCTTTCCTGTTGGCTGAGGTGGTGTTAGCGCCGGGTGGATCTCGGATAAGGGAGCTCGTTGGGCCTGGGTGACAGTCAGCCGGCGACGCAACCACCGAGCGCTCCTCGCGGGTGGAAGCGGTTGGACCTCCTTGAGCGACAAGGCGCTCAGCCTTCTGCCAAACCAGCCATATAGGTCCCCGCTCAACTCGTGAAGCCTGCGAAGCAGGGAGCCTCCGGCACACGGCGTTATCCCCATCTTGCTGCTGATCCGGTGCGACAGACAAGCTCAGACTAGAGCCACTCGGTTACACTATGGCCATGATGGACGGCAGAGAGAGCAAGCGAGAGCGGCGCGGGCCGAGTCCACGCGGCGCGATCGGCGTGCTCTGCCTGTGCTCTACTCCTGGATCCCAAGATAGTCCCGGACGGCTTCTCGCGCCAACCACGGCGCCGCTCCTCAAGGAAAGCGGGCGGCATAGGCCACCCACTGGCGGCGGCGTAGGCGACAAGGAAGCGTGACCCTCGATGTCTGCGGCCTCCCTATGGACCGGAAGTCCAGTCGATAGCCCGCCCTCCGGCATCGGAGCCCCTCCACGTGAAGCGAGATCACCCTGCAAACAAGCCCACGTGGTCTCACCGATGGCTGACTCATGCCCCGCCTCGCGGACAGATCGGACAGGTAGATGGCAACAACAACAATGACGAACGCCCGCTACTCCGGGATCTCGCTCTTCGCTGGATGTGGTGGGAGTGATCTCGGCATGGCAGAGGCCGGGATCGATGTAGTGTGGGCCAACGATAGGGATGAGGGTGCATGCCAGCTTTACGAGAGCATTACAGGTCGGGAGATCGAGCACGCGGACATCCGCAAGATTGACAGCTTCCCTACCGCAGATATTCTGTGTGGGTGTTACCCTTGCCAGGGCTATAGCCAAGGCGGCAGGCGTGATGAAGACGCATCCATCAATTTTCTCTATCGAGAGTTCGACCGTGTCCTGAGGAAAGTCAGGCCATTGGCATTCATAGTTGAGAACGTTGACGGAATGCGCTTCTCGCAGAACCGGAGCTTGCTGCGGTCCCAGATTATTAGATTCAGAGCGGCCGGATACCTCGTGAACTGGAAGGTGCTCGACGCTAAAGATTACGGTCTTGCGCAAGACCGCAAGCGACTCTTCATCGTTGGGATCCGAAGCAGAGAAAACCTCCGTTACACGTTCCCTGAACCCACACATGGAGCACCACAGCAGAGCAGCTACAGGACGCTCCGTGATGTAATCTGGCACCTACGCGATGCGCCATCGGGCTCGTTTTGCGAAGACCCATTCCATTGGTATTATATGTCACGTAACAGGCGTCGAGGCTGGGATGAACAGGCTCGTTGCGTCGTAGCACACTGGAGGCATGTTGGATTGCACCCAGATTCACCACCCTTGAGACGTATCAGCACAGATCGATGGCTTTTTGACGGTGAAGGCTACGCTCGACGGCTAAGCTACTTTGAGTGCGCGGCATTGCAGGGCTTCGTTGATACGAAGCGCTTTACTGGCCTGCGACCGAGACGTATATTCCGTGCAATAGGCAACGCTGTGCCACCACCACTCTTTGCTGCTGTAGCTGCAAATCTTACAAAGCAAATAGATACCTTGTCTCAAAATGTACCGTAGGAGACCAGTCAGCCGCAGCGAGAACATGCGGCGCATACGGTCGAAGGACTCAGCGCCGGAAATGCTTGTACGTCGTACCCTTCACGCACTTGGCTACAGATACGGCTCCATCTCCACTGCCTCCCGGGTCGACCAGATCTTGTATTCCCATCGAGACGTAAGATCATCTTCGTACACGGCTGCTTCTGGCATGGTCATGAGAATTGCAGGCGGTCGCACAACCCACGAACAAATCGCGACTATTGGAGGCAAAAAATTGGACGCAATGAACAGCGCGATATCCGAAACCGCCAAGAACTGGAACGCCTCGGATGGTCGGTGGCCGTGGTTTGGGAGTGCGAACTAACTAACGATGTTCTAACGGAACGCTTAACTTGTTTCCTCGACACACTAACAATAGTTGATGAAACAGCTGAGGTACGCAATGACTCAACGTGACCAGGCGCAAGATCGCAAGGTACGGGAGATTTCCCTCTCGAAACTTATGCTTGACGCCAAGAATCCGCGATTCGCAGGTGCGCTCGGTGGAAACGCTAGACAGAAGGCGATCGTCAACTACGTCGCAGATACAATCGGTATCAGCGATTTGTTGAGCTCTATGTCGCAAGGCGGCTTCTACCGCTCCTCGCCACTGATCGGGATCAGTAGGGATCGAAAGACTATTATTGTCGAGGGGAATCGCCGACTCGCAGCGGCTCTTGTACTCACCGGCGACCAGCGAGCAGTAACACAGAAACACAGGGTACGGAATTACCCCATCAAACCTGACGCAGGCCCAAGCCTTACGACGCTACCTGTTCTAATCGCAAGGAGCAGGGAGGAAGTCCTGCCGTACCTTGGCATCGCCCATATTGTAGGAAACAAGAAATGGGACTCTTATGCCAAAGCTGCCTGGGCCGCTAAGGTAGCAGACAAGGAGATCTATCCTGGAGGACTCCGGCAGATCTCAGATGAAATAGGAGACAAGCACCGCACCCTTGAGCGAATGGTACAGGCGTATCGTTTGGTGACCCAACTTGAGGCCACCGCCAGATTCTCTCCTGAGAAAACAATCAAGAAGGGTCGCGGCACTGCTAAATATCCCTTTTCTTGGGTCTACACAGCACTAGGCTACGCTGCAATTCGCGAGTGGTTAGGAATCAGCCATGAAGACATGGAGGAAGCGACCTCTCAGGAAATCATCACCGACCTGGAAGGACTCAATAGAGGAGGCGATCTACTTACCTGGATGTTTGGGAGTCAAGTCAAAAATCGTCAGCCAGCGCTATCGGATTCGCGGCAGATCTCTGATCTCGCGGCCGCCGTTACAGATGAACGTGTGCTTTCCCATCTGCGGCGAGGAAGAAACCTAGACGATGCGCAAGATGCGGTGCAGCCCGCTCACGAAAAATTGATGGACGGTCTAGTGCTAGCGACAGAAACGCTTGAACGTGTTCTAGGCGTCTTGGGAGCTAGCACAGATGAATTGAGTGAGCGACATCTTCGAGATCTCGAAAGAGAGGCCCGCCGCACGCGAAGTGTCGCAAATCAAGTATACAGCCTCTTGCGGGACCGCAGCGATGACTCAGACTAGGCAGGCGAGAGACGTAACAAGACAAGCAGCTCGCGAGGCAGATGACGTCGAGCGAGCGGCACTGCGAGTCGGCAGAGGTGTTGCCGTCCCGCTTGAAGAATGCCTTCATGACAATGATATCTCGGAAGATAACACTGAAAGGCATCTCGACGAGTTCGAAACCGAAGATGCAATTCTTCGTGCCGCTAAGGAAGAAGCCGAGCGGGATGATTGGATCGCGCGAGTCGGAGAAGTAATTGACGAACGCGCTGCGATTCTCGGCGCCTGTTATCCTTTTTCCATTGATGGAAATAATATTACCTACCGAGGAAGCCGAACTTTTACCTACGAGTTCTGTCTTGCGGCATGCTATGTACCAAATATCAGCCTTCGTAGGTACAAACCTATTCAAAAGGCGTTCGAGCGGCTAGCTGGTTTAGCCCTGGGTCTTCTTCTAGGCAAGAACTCAAGTAGCCTCCGTACCGGTTATCCACCCGACGAGGGCCTTGGAAGCTTTGATCAGATCATATCTCGCCTAGATCAGTTGATGCCTGACGAATGGGCCATCGATCCCAATACGAGGATTGAGAACCCACAAGACGGTGGCGTTGACTCAGTAGTCTGGCTGAAACCAGACTCTCGCTCCGGCAGCCTCATATTTGTCGGGAATTGCACTTGCGGCAGAAACTGGCTTAAGGAAAAAAAGCACACAGAGCTCGCATCGGATCTGCTTGACCCCATCCTCTCGCGTCCGAAGTGCAAACAGTTGAACGATTTCTTTGCGCTTCCATTTCACGTGTACGAGAGTCGCGACTGGTACGAGGTCTGTTTGGCCGGGCGATTTGCGCTTGATCGCCTTCGACTTGTTCAGCTGGCCGAGAAAAGCTCACCGGTTGAATGGAAAGCGCTTACTCAGGATTACTCGCTGGACTTGCTGGACTTGATAGCGACGGCCGAACCCGAGCTTCAGCCTCTGC
This genomic stretch from bacterium harbors:
- a CDS encoding DNA cytosine methyltransferase — encoded protein: MTNARYSGISLFAGCGGSDLGMAEAGIDVVWANDRDEGACQLYESITGREIEHADIRKIDSFPTADILCGCYPCQGYSQGGRRDEDASINFLYREFDRVLRKVRPLAFIVENVDGMRFSQNRSLLRSQIIRFRAAGYLVNWKVLDAKDYGLAQDRKRLFIVGIRSRENLRYTFPEPTHGAPQQSSYRTLRDVIWHLRDAPSGSFCEDPFHWYYMSRNRRRGWDEQARCVVAHWRHVGLHPDSPPLRRISTDRWLFDGEGYARRLSYFECAALQGFVDTKRFTGLRPRRIFRAIGNAVPPPLFAAVAANLTKQIDTLSQNVP